The sequence TAATGAGATAATCAGATTCTCTCAAAAAGAACCGCATTAAGAAGAGGAGGGAACTTACACAGCCTGGGATTTTGAGATGGTCAAAACGACTCCGTACCTTCATGTAGAAGAAGCAGCGTCCCAGGGAGTAGTTGATGGAGGCGTATAGCTCCGGCAGGTACACCTCCTTCATGCGCTCGATGGGAATGGCGATGCCGCCCTCCACCATCTTCTGGTACTGCCCTGCTGTCAGCGGCTCCTTGTCCCTGACAGACTGGACCAAACCTGCGGGGACTTTATCAAGCGCGCGGAACAGGGCCAAGTCTTGCTCTGCGATCACCTTGCTCTGGATCATGGTGGTGAACACCTCGTCGGGCAGCCGCTTGCTCGCCTCGGACAGCTTCCAGTAGAGGGCTTCAGCTTCCTTTATGCTTTTCTCTTCAACACTACCCTGCTCGTCATAGGAGACAAAACTTTTGTATTGCTGCAGCTGTTCAGCTATCTTGGAGTTGACTTCAACCCAGTTGATACCGGCAAGTTCCTCAAGGTGATCCTGTTcggaaaaaaaaggaagttgaAATTAAACATTTTCAGCTCAAATCTAAAATTACAAACTCTAAATTCTTCATGTGAAGAAACAAAgataatatgcaaataagttcgCACTAATCATATCACATTTACCTTGGCGGCTCTGAGATGTTCCTCTGCGTTGCCAGGCATCCCACACTGGGTGTTCATGAAACCGTACACTTCGCTCAGGCGGGCCAGTGCCAAGGAGAAGCTCCCGTCGTCGTTAGCATCCCTGGAGTGCCGCAGTACCTTCCCAACATGAGGCTGGAGAAGTTCAGTCAGCCGTCCAGATCTGAGAAGTGAGAGGAATTATGAAAAATACAATAATATATACGTAAAAgacgatgaaggttagacatcctggtaataagatacgccaaaaagcagttactcgagcaactcggtatggttttggaaacggtcaaacgtttcagacaaccattcggtgtctttcgtcagtgacactgacgtaAAAGTGCAAAGCATTTTCCATGTACCAAAATAGAAAAGGACCCATGGACATCAATGACATACTTGGTGTATCGGTTGTCCTTGACGAAGTACTTGAGAAGTATGTTCTGGATCTTCTTCAGACGTTCTTTCTCCTGTTGTTCGGTAAACGACAGGCGCATAACCAGCTGCGTCACCTAATGGACAAGATCAGAGGTCTTAAATGGCTTTAAGTATGTGCATAGTGATATGCTTGTCGCTTGACCAATATCCAGTTACCATactaattttgtataatgtctAATACATTATGTGTAACTAGGCAAAGACATAAACCACACGtataaaaattgtttttctaaGAATCAATAGACACCTACTCCTAACTGCTATGTATGTTATGCTTGTTAATTACCACACTTCTTTCAAAACTAGATAGACAATAAGGTTGTGGCCCAATCTAGGTATAACACACATTATCGCACCTCGTGAACAGAGAGCAGGCGGTCGTTGTCGATGCCGTCGACGGTTCCGAGGGACAAGTCCTCCACCTGCATGACGAGTTGGTTTAGCGCCATGCTTCTCATGGCGGGCGAGTCATTCACGTCCTCCTTCAGGATCACGATGGGGATCCGACTCTGGTCCATGTAACCGGTCAACTGGAACATCGACTTTGTCTAGGGTGGTGGGATGAGAAAACAGGGGCTCATGATGTGAACCTAAGCATTGTGTCAAGGATTCTACACAACACCTAgaactaaaactaaaagcaaaTATCAGCCATACAATGTTGGACATTTGCTAACCTGCTGGTCCAGTTTGCTGACTGCCAAACGCAGGGCAGCGAAAAGGTTTCTGCCCGTTTGCTGGAGCTCTGGTTTCTCGTAGAACTGCGACATCCACCTGAGAAATGCAAGACACGTTATCAGTCATTCTTTATCATAGCAGGCCAGAATCAACCGCAACTTCAATTTGGAAATCATATTTTGCAGTTGCACTTGGAATAGCTGCTTACTACTAAGCTACATTGACTGATAGCAGTAATACTTACTCGTCTGCTTTCTCCTCCAATTTAGACGCAGTCTCTTTCTTCTCCAGTAGAGTCAGGTAGTTTTCCACGCTTGTCTTCGTTTGGCGCAGGTAGCTGCGAGCTGCCGCCAGTCCCAGTGGGAGACCACTGAACTTCGACGCCAAACACGCCAGTTCGTCAGGAGGATGATATGGCAGCTGCATTCGCAGGAAATCCTTTGCCTCGTCATTTGAGAAGCCGTTGATGAGAATGTAGGCGTCTTCTGGGATGGAGACGTTTGCTGGCTGCTGGAGACGCTTGCGGTGAGTGATGAGCAGAACTTTCGACTCCTCCCTTGGTTTCAGCAAGTCGGGCGACAGGAACAGACCGTCGTCGAGGTCGTCTAAGATCAGCAGGACTGGGGTCTTTCGGTTGTCGAGCGCTTTCGCCACGCTGGCATCTACTTGGCTGTCATCGGTCGGCACCTTCTCCTTCAGCTTCTCCAGGAGATTCTGCTTGTCGGTGAGAAAACTTTTCTTGTCGTGCCCATCCAGCCTCCACACCACGGCTGTGGGATGGCGCTCCACGAACAACTCCGCCTGCGACAAGGCCACCTGGGTCTTCCCCGATCCGGTGATGCCAGACAGCACGATAACAAACTGTCTGTCTCCCATGGCACGACGGACCCTCTTGACATCCTCGGAGGTGTAGAAGTGGCTCACCGACTTGGCAACGTTGCTTATGGGGTTGTAGATTTTACCGGGTTGGCCGGCCAGGAGGGCTGCCAGGTCATCCCGACCCTGCTCTTTGAGGGCCTCTCGGAAGGCATGGAACGCTTTGGTCCCCTTGGTGGGGAGAATGCGAAGCAGAGTCTGGGCCCTCTCGGGTGGAGACTCTTCCCTCTCGATCACGTTGCGCTCCCTCTCGGTCAGGACGTCGGAGTTGATGAGGAGCAAGCAGGTCTTCTCTGTGTCCAGGCAGGTGGCGATATCCCGACGGTGCTTCCGCAGGAGGTCCCAGCGAGCAACGTCCTCTGGGATATCAGGGGAGGACCCTTAGAAAGAAAGATacaaatgaacaaaaagaaacatacatTACAACTGCCGAACTGATTGATTTAGTGCAACAGGGGATTTGCAATTACTTCCAATCATACCCACTTTTTGTTCATAGTTCTGTAAGGCGTACATTTATTCTCCTTCCCGTTGTGATAATTTCTCTGCGGCGTGAGACGATTCACCAACTCCCCTGATCTACGAAAGAGCGCGATTGATAATGAACTGGCCCTGCACAAGACTGGCGGGATGGACTTCTACCCACAACATCAACAATTCCTAACTTTCGCGAATGTTGGCGATACAAAGACCGTTAAACATTGATGGACGAAGTAAATAAAATATGTTCGTTAGTAAATGGTCGTTAGTAACATGAGTACATCGTAGTCAACCTCACGACTTGCTCGGATAAGGTAGACTTTTTGGTCTTTCTCGAAGAGACAATTGTTATTCTCTTGTAGAACTGATAGATATATGCTTTGATGTTAATACAGTGACATCTTCAAAGAAAATACTGCGAGATTAGTTACTAGTTACAAATTGTGTACGACATTGCTTACTGCCTTCATGATATCAGTCTTGCTGTTCCTACCTTGCTGGCCTTCCCTTTCGTCATCTGACAAAGTTGACTCCAATTTCTCTGCCAACTCTCTGTACAGAGACGCCCCATCGTGCTTCTCCTTCAGGGCCGAGCAGAACTTCTGAAAGGCTCCGTCGCCCTTCCTGGGCAGCATGAAGAGGAGGGTCTCCATCTTGTCTGCCTCTGTAGGCTGCGTGTTGATCCGGTCGACATCGTCGATGGTCAGGGTGCCCTTCTCGTACAGGTAGCCCGTGATGTAACGTGTGGAGACCGTCCTCTTCAGTTCGCGGTGGTTCATGCGAAGCTTGTTGCGGTCACGTGTATCCATTTTGCTGAGGGGAGGCATGCATTTTCATGGTTAAAGACACTGTTAAAGCCTCTCCATTAATTAGACGACATAACACAAATAAATAAGTTGCATTTGTTAAAAGTAGAAGACTTGACAGGGAAATAGTGGCAGCTCCCCAGGCTAGAAACTTGTTGTTGTACCTAACGTAGAAAACTCGAAAGGCTATCAATAACTGATTTACAGTGGCACACAATGCTTACAAGCATGACATTACAGCGActctatatatatgtagtttgtaaGTAACCGCGGCAGCTGCCGTAAGGATTCTTGCGCCAGCAGCCTGCAAGTAAAAGAACTCCTGCAACAGTCGCCACTGCTAGCAAATTGCTAGCTACCTTTCACGTTGGTAATGTGATACGACAAACGCCATGGTGAGGACGGCGGTAAGTCAGGTAGGGACAAAAGTCCAACAAAGGTGTAATGAAGGTAAGGGTCACCAGTCACAGCTCTGAATAGTCGCACAGTAGATGCATGTTATATCGGACTTGTTTTGGTCGTCCTTTTTGGCGTTTTGTTCGACTTATTTTGTTATGTCTTTTTCTGTTGGAAAGTTGATTCCTCCCCTTCCAAAAATAAACACTAACGGCACCTAGAATGTATGCGAAGGGCGCTAACTAGAAAGAAggacaaatgttttaaaatggcGTGCATGAGTTAAACGTTACATATGCTCGAATGGTTTAGACTTGGGTGGCTCGACATGGGATGAATTGCAAATCGCAACCATAAAGATATATATCAGTAAGCTTAAAAAGAATGTAAAATTGAGGGAAAAGTGCAGACTCAGTTAGATACAGGTTGTAAAGACGGGAAAATGATcagccaaacaaaacaaaacattcagtGCTAGCTACGATAAACGTACTTGTACATCGGTTATTTCCAACGACTTTCAAATCAGGTACGATGCACTAGTCGGGTTTTGCTCAGTAAGTACTGGAGATGAGATAGTGAGGAAGATTGTCGAGTAGATCGGCCCAGAAAATCTAAGGCTACGTTTAACGCGCACCCGTTTTATAGAGGCCGCAGACAAAAGGGGCGGGCTATTATGTGGAGAGGCTGTAATGGGGTTTCCCGCCATGATACGCGACCACGTCACCTCCAGTAGGAATCCCCGTCAACTTAAGAATTATAACAATGTCTGCCCTTCGTTCCCTCCATCACTCACTctgcttcttgttttttttctcacataCAAGATTGCATAATTGCAATGATTTATACAAGCAGGTACAAGTATCCAAATTTATCACTTATACCGGAAGTGGTTTGCACGATGCAAGAACAAAGTCTCTACCGAGCTTTTACGGTTCTTAGCTAAGGCAATGTAACAAGAAGCAGTCTGCAGACACCGATAGAAAGTCTAAATGAAGAACCCGAATGAAGCAGGGGTGGCAACATTTTGCTCTGGAATGCACTTTTAGCCGGCGGTACTTGCACAATTGTGTAAAACGTCACTACAATAAGTTCTCGTTTCTGTACAGCTTTTAATCTTACAAACAAACCTGTTCTAAGATGGGATCATCAACAACGTGAAATATAGTTCCGTTAATGGCATTACTGTAAAGATAGGCTTTCAAA comes from Branchiostoma floridae strain S238N-H82 chromosome 2, Bfl_VNyyK, whole genome shotgun sequence and encodes:
- the LOC118409824 gene encoding uncharacterized protein LOC118409824 isoform X2, which codes for MDTRDRNKLRMNHRELKRTVSTRYITGYLYEKGTLTIDDVDRINTQPTEADKMETLLFMLPRKGDGAFQKFCSALKEKHDGASLYRELAEKLESTLSDDEREGQQGSSPDIPEDVARWDLLRKHRRDIATCLDTEKTCLLLINSDVLTERERNVIEREESPPERAQTLLRILPTKGTKAFHAFREALKEQGRDDLAALLAGQPGKIYNPISNVAKSVSHFYTSEDVKRVRRAMGDRQFVIVLSGITGSGKTQVALSQAELFVERHPTAVVWRLDGHDKKSFLTDKQNLLEKLKEKVPTDDSQVDASVAKALDNRKTPVLLILDDLDDGLFLSPDLLKPREESKVLLITHRKRLQQPANVSIPEDAYILINGFSNDEAKDFLRMQLPYHPPDELACLASKFSGLPLGLAAARSYLRQTKTSVENYLTLLEKKETASKLEEKADEWMSQFYEKPELQQTGRNLFAALRLAVSKLDQQTKSMFQLTGYMDQSRIPIVILKEDVNDSPAMRSMALNQLVMQVEDLSLGTVDGIDNDRLLSVHEVTQLVMRLSFTEQQEKERLKKIQNILLKYFVKDNRYTKSGRLTELLQPHVGKVLRHSRDANDDGSFSLALARLSEVYGFMNTQCGMPGNAEEHLRAAKDHLEELAGINWVEVNSKIAEQLQQYKSFVSYDEQGSVEEKSIKEAEALYWKLSEASKRLPDEVFTTMIQSKVIAEQDLALFRALDKVPAGLVQSVRDKEPLTAGQYQKMVEGGIAIPIERMKEVYLPELYASINYSLGRCFFYMKEKYAADPVGKDGLIKNMRLAFHVCKQIKNHAGISVLHKFLSETNALLYLRLEEGGKSPDDLRRDIEHAIQRYSEFVEGRGEYFEFGVLKKSGQDSYGLMMCHRQLVKCFNMLINLADSEGERLACIEKAQKECEKMIKHAENQVQKDDYGKIVERPERLAVFYNTAGRFLADDGDSMKLDEALDMFQKAYDLETEREKEDYPLSDALFGLAEGLVRRKQGDDLEKAGRYVGELLELYNRKWPDKRVEIERAKNIRAQITQHK
- the LOC118409824 gene encoding uncharacterized protein LOC118409824 isoform X1 → MYNKMDTRDRNKLRMNHRELKRTVSTRYITGYLYEKGTLTIDDVDRINTQPTEADKMETLLFMLPRKGDGAFQKFCSALKEKHDGASLYRELAEKLESTLSDDEREGQQGSSPDIPEDVARWDLLRKHRRDIATCLDTEKTCLLLINSDVLTERERNVIEREESPPERAQTLLRILPTKGTKAFHAFREALKEQGRDDLAALLAGQPGKIYNPISNVAKSVSHFYTSEDVKRVRRAMGDRQFVIVLSGITGSGKTQVALSQAELFVERHPTAVVWRLDGHDKKSFLTDKQNLLEKLKEKVPTDDSQVDASVAKALDNRKTPVLLILDDLDDGLFLSPDLLKPREESKVLLITHRKRLQQPANVSIPEDAYILINGFSNDEAKDFLRMQLPYHPPDELACLASKFSGLPLGLAAARSYLRQTKTSVENYLTLLEKKETASKLEEKADEWMSQFYEKPELQQTGRNLFAALRLAVSKLDQQTKSMFQLTGYMDQSRIPIVILKEDVNDSPAMRSMALNQLVMQVEDLSLGTVDGIDNDRLLSVHEVTQLVMRLSFTEQQEKERLKKIQNILLKYFVKDNRYTKSGRLTELLQPHVGKVLRHSRDANDDGSFSLALARLSEVYGFMNTQCGMPGNAEEHLRAAKDHLEELAGINWVEVNSKIAEQLQQYKSFVSYDEQGSVEEKSIKEAEALYWKLSEASKRLPDEVFTTMIQSKVIAEQDLALFRALDKVPAGLVQSVRDKEPLTAGQYQKMVEGGIAIPIERMKEVYLPELYASINYSLGRCFFYMKEKYAADPVGKDGLIKNMRLAFHVCKQIKNHAGISVLHKFLSETNALLYLRLEEGGKSPDDLRRDIEHAIQRYSEFVEGRGEYFEFGVLKKSGQDSYGLMMCHRQLVKCFNMLINLADSEGERLACIEKAQKECEKMIKHAENQVQKDDYGKIVERPERLAVFYNTAGRFLADDGDSMKLDEALDMFQKAYDLETEREKEDYPLSDALFGLAEGLVRRKQGDDLEKAGRYVGELLELYNRKWPDKRVEIERAKNIRAQITQHK